From Rhodothermales bacterium:
TTTCGGCCATCAGCTTCACGGCGAAGGTGCGAACCGATGTTGCCGTCGGGACATGGATACTGGCCTCCATGTTTTCGACGATCTTCGCTGAAGCGCCGCGCAGGGGTTTGATCTCCGCCTCAAATTCCAGTTCTGCGGCGGCAGGCTCGGCGGGCGACACCGCTCCGTCGCCCTCTCGGGCCGTGAGGCCGGCCGCAGCAACCTCCGCCTCCAGCTCGCCGGATGCCGCGACGACCGCCTTGCGGGCTTCAGTTGCCGCCACGAAGGACTCACTGGGCCGATAGTCGGCAAAGAACTCACGCCAGCTTTCGCTTACGCTCTCGGGATTATCCAGATACTGCCGGTAAAGCTGCTCTACATACCCGGTATTAAATCCCAGTCTGGTCTCGTCATGCATGATGTTTACTGATTCGTTTCGGAGCGGCGCCGTACGCATCCGGCTGCGGCCATGAACATGATCCTACCGCATCCACCCCGTTTGCCGGTACCATTCAATTGTGCTTCTGATCCCTTTGTTCAGCGACACCTTCGGGTTGTATCCAAAGTGTGAGCCGGCCTTTTGACTCGAACACGCCTTGCAGGCCTCAAGGATTTCAAGCGCCTTCTCGCGATTCAGCGGTGGGTACTCCCCGATCAGGGAGGCGACCTTTTCGGTGAGGGTGCCGACGAGCCGAACCGCGACGGGTGGAACGCGAATCGTCAGAACGCGGCGGCCAAGTACGTCAACCGTCGCGTCCCGTATCTCCTCCCACGTGGAAGGAGCGGCGGACCCGAGAAAGTACGTTTCACCGATCG
This genomic window contains:
- a CDS encoding NAD-dependent epimerase, which codes for IGETYFLGSAAPSTWEEIRDATVDVLGRRVLTIRVPPVAVRLVGTLTEKVASLIGEYPPLNREKALEILEACKACSSQKAGSHFGYNPKVSLNKGIRSTIEWYRQTGWMR